From a region of the Janthinobacterium sp. 61 genome:
- a CDS encoding homoserine kinase — translation MAVFTALHLDDIGPWLTQFPLGKPLALKGIASGIENSNFFLSTERGEYVLTIFENLSFEQLPFYLQLMRHLANRGVLVPAPIANADGELVTALQGKPAAIVSKLDGSSQMAPQAVHCAAVGAMLAKMHLAGQDFPLQQPNLRGLDWWNTTTPLVLHHLDDAKAHLLRAEIHFQDAFAACATYKAIPRGPVHADLFRNNVMFDGEQLTGFFDFYFAGCDTWLFDVAVTVNDWCVDLATGVLDTVRVRALLDAYRAVRPFTHEEQTAWQAMLRAAALRFWLSRLYDYYQPREAEMLTPHDPAHFERILRERIATPAPELF, via the coding sequence ATGGCAGTTTTTACCGCGCTACACCTGGACGATATCGGCCCGTGGCTCACGCAGTTTCCACTCGGCAAACCTCTGGCGCTCAAGGGCATCGCGTCCGGCATCGAAAACAGCAATTTCTTCCTGAGCACGGAGCGCGGAGAGTACGTGCTGACGATCTTTGAAAACCTCAGCTTCGAGCAATTGCCGTTCTATCTGCAACTGATGCGCCATTTGGCGAACCGGGGCGTGCTGGTGCCCGCACCGATCGCCAATGCCGATGGCGAACTGGTGACGGCCCTGCAGGGCAAGCCGGCCGCCATCGTCAGCAAACTCGACGGCAGCTCGCAGATGGCGCCGCAAGCCGTGCATTGCGCGGCTGTCGGCGCCATGCTGGCGAAGATGCACCTGGCGGGGCAGGACTTCCCCCTGCAGCAGCCAAATCTGCGCGGCCTGGACTGGTGGAACACCACCACGCCGCTGGTCTTGCACCACCTCGACGATGCCAAGGCGCATTTGCTGCGCGCGGAAATCCATTTCCAGGACGCCTTCGCTGCCTGCGCTACGTATAAAGCCATCCCGCGCGGCCCCGTGCATGCCGACTTGTTCCGCAACAATGTCATGTTTGACGGCGAGCAACTGACGGGCTTTTTCGACTTTTACTTTGCCGGCTGCGACACCTGGCTGTTCGATGTGGCCGTCACCGTCAACGACTGGTGCGTGGACCTGGCCACGGGCGTACTCGACACGGTGCGCGTGCGCGCCCTGCTCGACGCCTACCGGGCCGTGCGCCCGTTCACGCACGAAGAACAGACGGCATGGCAAGCAATGCTGCGCGCCGCCGCGCTGCGCTTCTGGCTGTCGCGCCTGTACGATTATTACCAGCCGCGCGAAGCGGAAATGCTGACCCCGCACGATCCGGCGCATTTCGAACGCATTCTGCGCGAACGTATCGCCACACCTGCTCCGGAACTGTTTTAA
- the polA gene encoding DNA polymerase I, translating to MQNTLLLVDGSSYLYRAFHALPDLRSPDGYPTGAMHGMVNMLRRLRADYPAAYIACVFDAKGKTFRDDMYPEYKATRASMPDDLRLQIEPIHEAVRAMGWPILMVDGVEADDVIGTLAVQAAAAGMNVVVSTGDKDLAQLVNSQVTLINTMSNEKLDEAAVLAKFGVPPNRIIDYLSLIGDTVDNVPGVSKCGPKTAVKWLTLYDSLEGVMENAAKVGGAVGEHLRTALPWLPQARALITVKTDCDLSGHMTTIADSLVAKHEDKEALLAFFNRYGFKALLRELGATPPPMSPVGAPVAAGAAANTTGDMFADAAPTVEAVYETVLTDEQLDKWLALIDAAPLTAVDTETTSLEPMTAQMVGISLSVAEHAACYIPLAHDYAGAPEQLTREHVLAKLRPWLEDANKPKLGQNLKYDSHIFANHGVILRGIAHDTLLESYVFESHKKHDMDSLALRHLNYTTIPFEDVCGKGAKQITFNQVEVGQAAKYAAEDSDVTLRLHNAMWGNVANDDKLTFIYEKIEMPTAVVLQKIERNGVLIDDALLNIQSAELAVKILELEKKAYELAEQPFNLGSPKQIGEIFFEKLKLPVVKKTPTGAPSTDEEVLQKLAEDYPLPKVLLEYRGMAKLKSTYTDKLPKMINVTTGRVHTNYAQAVAVTGRLASNDPNLQNIPIRSAEGRRIREAFIAPPGSHIVSADYSQIELRIMAHISGDEAMLRAFADGIDIHRATAAEIFGVPAAEVQSEQRRYAKVINFGLIYGMSAFGLAGNLGVDRTAAQSYIDRYFARFSGVKQYMEDTRQQAKARGYVETVFGRRLWLPEINSPNGPRRQGAERAAINAPMQGTAADLIKLAMIAVQGWLETDNLQTKMIMQVHDELVLEVPDAELELVKRKLPELMAGVAELKVPLTAEVGVGKNWDEAH from the coding sequence ATGCAAAACACCCTGCTGTTAGTCGACGGTTCCAGTTACCTTTATCGCGCCTTCCATGCGCTGCCAGACTTGCGCAGCCCGGACGGCTATCCCACGGGCGCCATGCACGGCATGGTCAATATGCTGCGCCGCCTGCGCGCCGATTACCCGGCCGCCTATATCGCCTGCGTGTTCGATGCCAAGGGTAAAACTTTCCGCGATGACATGTATCCGGAGTACAAGGCCACGCGCGCCTCGATGCCGGACGACCTGCGCCTGCAGATCGAACCCATCCACGAAGCCGTGCGCGCCATGGGCTGGCCTATCTTGATGGTCGACGGCGTGGAAGCCGATGACGTGATCGGCACCCTGGCCGTGCAGGCTGCGGCAGCGGGCATGAACGTGGTGGTCTCCACTGGCGACAAGGACCTGGCGCAGCTGGTCAACAGCCAGGTGACCCTGATCAATACCATGAGCAATGAAAAGCTCGATGAAGCGGCCGTGCTGGCCAAGTTCGGCGTGCCGCCGAACCGCATCATCGATTATCTGTCGCTGATTGGCGATACGGTGGACAACGTGCCGGGCGTATCGAAATGCGGCCCGAAAACGGCCGTCAAATGGCTGACCTTGTACGACAGCCTGGAAGGTGTGATGGAAAACGCGGCCAAGGTGGGCGGCGCCGTGGGTGAACACCTGCGCACGGCCCTGCCCTGGCTGCCGCAGGCGCGCGCCTTGATCACCGTCAAGACGGATTGCGATTTGTCCGGCCACATGACGACGATCGCCGACTCGCTGGTGGCGAAACACGAAGACAAGGAAGCGCTGCTGGCCTTCTTCAACCGCTACGGCTTCAAGGCCCTGCTGCGCGAACTGGGAGCCACGCCGCCGCCGATGTCACCAGTCGGTGCGCCAGTTGCGGCCGGTGCTGCCGCCAATACCACGGGCGACATGTTTGCCGACGCCGCGCCAACGGTGGAAGCCGTGTATGAAACCGTGCTGACGGACGAGCAGCTCGATAAATGGCTGGCCCTGATCGACGCGGCGCCCCTGACGGCCGTGGACACGGAAACCACCTCGCTGGAACCGATGACGGCGCAAATGGTTGGCATTTCCCTGTCCGTTGCCGAGCACGCCGCCTGCTACATCCCGCTCGCCCACGACTATGCGGGCGCGCCCGAGCAATTAACGCGTGAACACGTGCTGGCGAAACTGCGTCCATGGCTGGAAGATGCGAACAAGCCCAAGCTGGGCCAGAATCTGAAGTATGACAGCCACATCTTCGCCAACCATGGCGTGATTCTGCGCGGCATCGCCCACGATACCCTGCTGGAATCGTATGTGTTCGAATCGCACAAGAAGCACGACATGGACAGCCTTGCCCTGCGCCACCTGAATTACACGACGATTCCGTTCGAAGACGTGTGCGGCAAGGGCGCCAAGCAGATCACCTTCAATCAGGTTGAGGTAGGGCAGGCGGCCAAGTATGCGGCCGAGGACTCCGATGTGACTTTGCGTTTGCACAATGCCATGTGGGGCAATGTGGCGAACGATGACAAGCTGACTTTCATCTATGAAAAGATCGAGATGCCGACGGCCGTGGTCTTGCAAAAGATCGAGCGCAACGGTGTGCTGATCGATGACGCATTGCTCAACATCCAGTCGGCCGAACTGGCCGTGAAAATCCTCGAACTGGAAAAGAAGGCGTATGAACTGGCCGAGCAGCCGTTTAACCTGGGCTCGCCCAAGCAGATCGGTGAAATCTTCTTCGAGAAGCTGAAGTTGCCAGTGGTCAAGAAGACGCCGACGGGCGCGCCATCGACCGATGAAGAAGTGCTGCAAAAGTTGGCCGAGGATTATCCGCTGCCGAAGGTGCTGCTGGAATACCGCGGCATGGCCAAGCTGAAATCGACCTACACGGACAAATTGCCGAAGATGATCAACGTCACCACGGGCAGGGTGCACACGAACTACGCGCAAGCCGTGGCCGTGACGGGGCGCCTGGCGTCGAACGACCCGAACTTGCAGAATATTCCCATCCGCAGCGCGGAAGGCCGCCGCATCCGCGAAGCCTTTATCGCGCCGCCCGGCAGCCACATCGTTTCGGCCGACTATTCGCAGATCGAATTGCGCATCATGGCGCACATTTCGGGCGACGAAGCCATGCTGCGTGCGTTTGCCGACGGCATCGATATTCACCGGGCCACGGCCGCCGAAATCTTTGGCGTGCCGGCTGCGGAAGTGCAGAGCGAACAGCGCCGCTATGCGAAAGTCATCAACTTCGGTTTGATCTACGGCATGAGCGCGTTTGGCCTGGCCGGTAACCTGGGCGTGGACCGCACGGCCGCGCAAAGCTATATCGACCGCTACTTTGCGCGTTTTTCTGGCGTGAAACAGTATATGGAAGACACGCGCCAGCAAGCCAAGGCGCGCGGCTACGTGGAAACGGTGTTTGGTCGCCGTTTATGGCTGCCGGAAATCAATTCGCCGAACGGTCCGCGCCGCCAGGGTGCGGAACGGGCGGCGATCAACGCGCCTATGCAGGGCACGGCCGCCGACCTGATCAAGCTGGCCATGATCGCCGTGCAAGGCTGGCTGGAGACGGACAATTTGCAGACGAAGATGATCATGCAGGTGCACGATGAACTGGTGCTGGAAGTGCCGGACGCCGAGCTCGAATTGGTCAAGCGCAAGCTGCCTGAGCTGATGGCCGGCGTGGCCGAGCTGAAAGTGCCGCTGACGGCCGAGGTAGGAGTAGGCAAGAACTGGGACGAAGCGCACTGA
- a CDS encoding dienelactone hydrolase family protein, whose amino-acid sequence MSNMITDCESLLGQSSLSGPDGRRGFLKVALGTGFAVAVLPVAAQNVIKTDSAGLVTGTMSVMVDGQAVPVYAAQPEGKTGLPVVLVISEIFGVHEHIADMARRFAKQGYLALAPDLFVRQGDPTKVSSIPELMKGIIAKTPDAQVMADLDAVVAWAKQNGGDTSRLGITGFCWGGRITWLYAAHNPAVKAGVAWYGRLVGEPTPLQPSNPIDFAATLKVPVLGLYGGKDTGIPQESIAKMKDALAKGGNKSEFVVYPDAGHAFNADYRPSYVAADAKDGYVRCLAWFKKHGVA is encoded by the coding sequence ATGAGCAACATGATCACCGATTGTGAAAGTTTGCTGGGCCAGAGCAGCTTGTCCGGGCCGGACGGCCGGCGTGGTTTCCTGAAGGTGGCGCTGGGGACCGGTTTTGCCGTGGCCGTGCTGCCCGTGGCGGCGCAAAACGTCATCAAGACGGATTCCGCCGGACTCGTTACGGGCACCATGTCGGTGATGGTCGATGGCCAGGCCGTGCCCGTATATGCGGCGCAGCCTGAGGGCAAGACGGGCTTGCCCGTGGTCCTGGTCATTTCGGAAATCTTTGGCGTGCATGAACATATTGCCGACATGGCGCGCCGCTTCGCCAAACAGGGTTATCTGGCGCTGGCGCCCGATTTGTTCGTGCGCCAGGGCGATCCTACCAAGGTCAGCAGTATTCCGGAACTCATGAAAGGCATCATTGCCAAGACGCCGGACGCGCAAGTGATGGCGGATCTCGATGCTGTTGTTGCGTGGGCGAAACAGAATGGCGGCGACACCAGCCGCCTGGGCATCACGGGCTTTTGCTGGGGTGGGCGCATCACCTGGCTGTACGCGGCGCACAATCCGGCCGTCAAGGCAGGCGTGGCCTGGTATGGCCGTCTGGTGGGCGAACCGACTCCCTTGCAGCCAAGCAACCCCATCGATTTCGCCGCCACCTTGAAGGTCCCCGTGCTGGGCTTGTATGGCGGCAAGGATACGGGCATTCCGCAGGAATCGATCGCCAAGATGAAAGACGCGCTGGCCAAGGGCGGCAACAAGTCGGAATTTGTCGTCTACCCAGATGCGGGCCACGCCTTCAATGCCGATTACCGCCCCAGCTATGTGGCGGCCGATGCAAAAGACGGCTATGTCCGTTGTTTAGCCTGGTTTAAAAAGCATGGCGTTGCCTGA
- a CDS encoding ZIP family metal transporter — protein MLATTIAGVFSITAAAIFSFAFLSKVVERMVSLSVGIMLSTSLLHALPEAFESQADPRSLFATLLAGLLAFFMLEKFAILRHSHHHEGDGHHHAHGHDKHEAGKSGWMILVGDGMHNFTDGILIAAAFLADPKLGLVTGLAIIAHEIPQEIGDFIVLLNAGFSRLRAYVFNLLCSLMAVAGGLLGYFTLDRASNLIPYVLVFASSGFIYIALSDLMPQMQRRATLRETIPQVLLIALGVCIVLFLTHKRHGG, from the coding sequence TTGCTCGCGACCACGATCGCGGGCGTCTTCAGCATTACTGCGGCGGCGATCTTTTCGTTTGCATTCCTGTCCAAGGTGGTCGAGCGCATGGTCAGCTTGTCCGTCGGCATCATGCTGTCGACGTCTCTGCTGCACGCCTTGCCCGAAGCGTTCGAGTCGCAGGCGGATCCGCGCAGCCTGTTCGCCACCCTGCTGGCGGGCTTGCTGGCCTTTTTCATGCTGGAAAAGTTCGCCATCCTGCGCCATTCGCACCACCATGAAGGCGATGGCCACCACCATGCGCACGGCCACGACAAGCACGAGGCGGGCAAGTCCGGCTGGATGATCCTGGTCGGCGATGGGATGCACAACTTCACGGACGGCATTTTGATCGCCGCCGCTTTCCTGGCCGACCCGAAGCTTGGCCTGGTCACTGGCCTGGCCATCATCGCGCATGAAATCCCGCAGGAAATCGGCGACTTCATCGTGCTGCTCAATGCGGGTTTCTCGCGCCTGCGCGCCTACGTCTTCAATCTGCTGTGCAGCCTGATGGCGGTGGCGGGTGGCTTGCTTGGCTATTTCACCCTGGACCGCGCCAGCAACCTGATTCCTTATGTGCTCGTGTTCGCCTCGTCCGGCTTCATCTATATTGCCTTGTCCGACCTGATGCCGCAGATGCAGCGCCGCGCCACCTTGCGCGAAACCATCCCGCAAGTGCTGCTCATCGCGCTGGGCGTGTGTATCGTGCTGTTCCTCACGCACAAGCGCCACGGCGGTTGA
- a CDS encoding ABC-F family ATP-binding cassette domain-containing protein, whose translation MTTLISTQALQLDTHDGFLFNELAFTLRQGDRIGLIGHNGCGKSTLLGLLSGAREATAGTIHVARACRLQHVEQHLPAELASLSLYDALLAPVLEQPELHWRVDSLLAELGFDPDTAQVPVHALSGGQHTRLLLGRALLQEPNVLLLDEPSNHLDLPSLLWLEQFLLTWRGAFILVSHDQRLLDNVATRSWILRDSRLYDFDLPCGPALAALAEADLAAAARHAAEQKEIDRLSASSARLALWGRTYDNEDLARKAKTMQRRIDKLKDAQSFVSDGAPWLLRLRGKALAADQLLALDGLDVRAVAASPLLFHVDQLWLKPGDRIALLGANGSGKSSLLRLCWQAIQAQDERADLRYHKAANIGYYDQSLRQLADTADLSDALYPFAVQNEAARSQVARKQALIAAGFPYARHGQTVATLSGGERARLLFLGLSLASYHLLLLDEPSNHLDMQGKAELGQALRGFEGGCLLVSHDRDLIETACNRFWVVAAGQLEEWPDAASAYARLSAEDGQALTPAPRVENASAVLTDIDVQLERLCELEQLLAEDLARKARHQKPASQQAWLAELERLNQSLGISS comes from the coding sequence ATGACTACCCTTATCTCGACACAAGCTTTACAGCTGGATACCCACGACGGTTTCCTGTTCAACGAACTCGCCTTTACCTTGCGCCAGGGCGACCGCATCGGCCTGATCGGCCACAATGGTTGCGGCAAATCCACCTTGCTGGGCTTGCTCAGCGGCGCGCGGGAAGCGACTGCAGGCACCATCCATGTCGCCCGTGCCTGCCGCTTGCAGCACGTGGAGCAGCACTTGCCGGCCGAACTTGCCAGCCTGAGCCTGTACGACGCCTTGCTGGCGCCCGTGCTGGAGCAGCCCGAGCTGCATTGGCGGGTCGACAGCCTGCTGGCCGAACTGGGTTTCGACCCTGATACGGCGCAAGTGCCCGTGCATGCGCTATCCGGCGGCCAGCACACGCGGCTGCTGCTGGGGCGCGCCCTGCTGCAGGAACCGAATGTGCTGCTGCTGGACGAGCCGAGCAATCACCTGGACTTGCCGTCGCTGCTGTGGCTGGAGCAATTCCTGCTGACATGGCGCGGCGCCTTCATCCTCGTCTCGCACGACCAGCGCCTGCTCGACAACGTGGCCACGCGCAGCTGGATCTTGCGCGATAGCCGCCTGTACGACTTCGACTTGCCGTGCGGCCCCGCGCTGGCGGCGCTGGCCGAAGCCGATCTTGCCGCTGCCGCCCGGCATGCGGCCGAGCAGAAGGAAATCGACCGCCTGTCTGCCAGCAGCGCCCGCCTGGCCCTGTGGGGCCGCACCTATGACAATGAAGATCTGGCGCGCAAGGCCAAGACCATGCAGCGGCGCATCGACAAGTTGAAGGATGCGCAATCGTTCGTCAGCGATGGTGCGCCCTGGCTTTTGCGCTTGCGCGGCAAGGCGCTGGCGGCCGACCAGCTGCTGGCGCTCGATGGACTGGACGTGCGCGCCGTAGCTGCCTCGCCGCTGCTGTTCCACGTTGATCAGCTGTGGCTGAAACCGGGCGACCGCATCGCCTTGCTGGGTGCCAACGGCAGCGGCAAGTCGTCCTTGCTGCGCCTGTGCTGGCAAGCGATCCAGGCGCAGGACGAACGGGCCGACTTGCGTTATCACAAGGCGGCGAACATCGGCTATTACGACCAGTCGCTCAGGCAACTGGCCGATACGGCTGACTTGTCCGACGCCTTGTACCCGTTTGCCGTGCAAAACGAGGCCGCACGCAGCCAGGTGGCGCGCAAGCAAGCCTTGATTGCGGCCGGTTTTCCGTATGCGCGCCATGGACAGACAGTGGCGACCCTGAGTGGCGGCGAGCGGGCGCGGCTGTTGTTCCTGGGGCTGTCCCTGGCCAGTTATCACTTGCTGCTGCTCGACGAACCGAGCAACCACCTGGACATGCAGGGCAAGGCGGAACTGGGCCAAGCCCTGCGCGGCTTTGAAGGGGGCTGCCTGCTGGTGTCGCACGACCGCGACCTGATCGAGACAGCGTGCAACCGTTTTTGGGTGGTGGCCGCTGGCCAGCTGGAAGAGTGGCCCGATGCCGCCAGCGCGTATGCACGGCTGAGTGCGGAAGATGGGCAGGCGCTGACACCGGCTCCGCGCGTGGAGAATGCGTCTGCGGTACTGACGGACATCGACGTGCAGCTGGAGCGTTTGTGCGAACTGGAGCAATTGCTGGCCGAGGACCTGGCCCGCAAGGCGCGCCACCAGAAGCCGGCCAGCCAGCAGGCATGGCTGGCGGAACTGGAGCGCTTGAATCAGTCGCTGGGGATAAGCTCGTAG
- a CDS encoding sulfurtransferase, producing MYTTLIQANELASHLNDSDWVILDCRHDLLKPTAGSDAFAAGHIQNAQFADIDTALSAPKTARGVDFTGRHPLPDRNALLATLRGWGINDDTQVVAYDGQGGMFAARLWWLLRWLGHPAVAVLDGGLAAWQAQGLPLVTPVAPRAAGKLTEKPSLTRTVSVQELIANLETQALNVIDARAPDRYRGENETIDPVGGHIPGAKNRFFKDNLQADGRFKSADELQRDFSALIASPQTAVMQCGSGVTACHNLLALEVAGLPGAALYPGSWSEWCADPARPVATGN from the coding sequence ATGTACACCACCCTGATCCAGGCCAACGAACTGGCCAGCCACCTGAATGACAGCGACTGGGTCATTCTCGATTGCCGCCACGACTTGCTCAAGCCGACAGCCGGCAGCGATGCCTTTGCCGCCGGCCACATCCAGAATGCACAGTTCGCCGACATCGACACGGCCCTGTCCGCCCCCAAGACGGCGCGGGGTGTGGACTTTACGGGCCGGCATCCCTTGCCCGACCGCAACGCCCTGCTGGCCACCTTGCGCGGCTGGGGCATCAATGACGACACGCAAGTGGTCGCCTATGATGGCCAGGGCGGCATGTTCGCCGCCCGTTTGTGGTGGCTGCTGCGCTGGCTCGGCCATCCGGCCGTCGCCGTGCTCGACGGCGGCCTTGCCGCCTGGCAAGCGCAAGGCTTGCCCCTGGTCACGCCCGTGGCGCCCCGTGCGGCGGGCAAGCTCACGGAAAAACCCAGCCTGACGCGCACGGTCAGCGTGCAAGAGCTCATCGCCAACCTGGAAACCCAGGCCTTGAACGTCATCGATGCGCGCGCCCCCGACCGTTATCGCGGAGAAAACGAAACCATCGACCCCGTGGGCGGCCACATCCCCGGCGCAAAAAACCGTTTCTTCAAGGATAACTTGCAGGCCGATGGCCGTTTTAAAAGCGCCGATGAACTGCAGCGCGACTTCAGCGCCTTGATAGCCTCACCGCAAACGGCCGTCATGCAGTGTGGCTCCGGCGTGACGGCTTGCCACAACTTGCTGGCACTGGAAGTGGCCGGTTTGCCTGGCGCGGCCCTGTACCCGGGCTCGTGGAGCGAATGGTGCGCCGATCCGGCACGACCCGTGGCAACGGGCAACTAA